A genomic stretch from Haloarchaeobius amylolyticus includes:
- a CDS encoding DUF7313 family protein, with translation MDPDTMFGPLDQVLAQEVVGGVLAIEYLLLVLVVVNMATRFLAYRNDVKQAEDEDTESLSRYLPHEATNVVLILATFYYTTVEQHGGIVLSMLIIGMFLADFFEFEVREVDVRKDAKPRAPKGALGASVFVLAYAGFQSLFFLVKDVWTAIV, from the coding sequence ATGGATCCAGATACGATGTTCGGACCCCTCGACCAGGTGCTCGCCCAGGAGGTCGTCGGCGGGGTCCTGGCGATCGAGTACCTGTTGCTGGTGCTCGTCGTGGTCAACATGGCCACGCGCTTCCTCGCGTACCGTAACGACGTGAAGCAGGCCGAAGACGAGGACACCGAATCGCTCTCGCGCTACCTGCCCCACGAGGCCACGAACGTCGTGCTCATCCTCGCGACGTTCTACTACACCACCGTCGAACAGCACGGCGGCATCGTCCTCTCGATGCTCATCATCGGCATGTTCCTCGCCGACTTCTTCGAGTTCGAGGTCCGCGAGGTCGACGTCCGCAAGGACGCGAAACCCCGTGCCCCGAAGGGCGCCCTCGGCGCCTCCGTGTTCGTCCTCGCCTACGCCGGGTTCCAGTCCCTGTTCTTCCTCGTGAAGGACGTCTGGACGGCCATCGTCTGA
- a CDS encoding DUF7314 family protein, whose product MADEFGKGLAIGTGAGLIWMVLAGWYNTPSFEGAQLTGPGPENPGAYDALGVMVKNGLFWFAVLGMLTFWVVIPAARELQGQLAE is encoded by the coding sequence ATGGCTGACGAATTTGGCAAGGGCCTCGCCATCGGCACCGGCGCTGGCCTCATCTGGATGGTGCTCGCCGGATGGTACAACACGCCGAGCTTCGAGGGCGCACAGCTGACCGGCCCGGGGCCGGAGAACCCGGGCGCGTACGACGCCCTCGGCGTCATGGTCAAGAACGGCCTCTTCTGGTTCGCCGTCCTCGGGATGCTGACCTTCTGGGTCGTCATCCCGGCCGCGCGCGAACTGCAGGGACAGCTCGCCGAGTGA
- a CDS encoding DUF7315 family membrane protein: MDDTDDAQSTEPSGPRGREVEVPMRVYKTVTVVATLLAMVGVIAGFVLLDSATNRATAELSEVNVVLALVGLALIVGGAAVYAFSTRFRTAGMGKSKDDSSEDSDNG; the protein is encoded by the coding sequence ATGGACGATACAGACGACGCACAGTCGACAGAACCGAGTGGCCCGCGGGGCCGCGAGGTCGAGGTCCCGATGCGCGTGTACAAGACGGTGACAGTGGTCGCCACGCTGCTGGCGATGGTCGGCGTCATCGCTGGATTCGTGTTGCTCGATTCGGCGACGAACCGCGCGACGGCCGAACTCTCCGAGGTGAACGTCGTGCTCGCACTCGTCGGGCTGGCACTCATCGTCGGCGGTGCGGCCGTCTACGCCTTCTCGACCCGCTTTCGCACCGCGGGAATGGGAAAGTCTAAAGACGACTCCTCCGAAGATTCAGACAATGGCTGA
- a CDS encoding cytochrome bc complex cytochrome b subunit, which produces MADENDNEPMTDGSGTGIVAPDDEVPTWRERKERTQGLSRLTYEYFERARREDQDLRMESDYVERDVLGFPTWPHEMIRNLALTSFFVGMIIFLSATLPPHIGPPADPSTTPAIILPDWYLYWSFGLLKLGPLNPELSILGGKKLVSDRTYGVLANVVVVGFIAIVPFLNKGSARRPVEQPFWAAVGVMGVVFAFTISVLSVKNLVPMDSHLLFDLTWLIPPIAGLVAYAVFKSMQEGYMYSLNRRYYRLRPPK; this is translated from the coding sequence ATGGCAGACGAAAACGACAACGAACCTATGACGGACGGCAGCGGTACTGGCATCGTCGCGCCGGACGACGAGGTCCCGACGTGGCGCGAGCGCAAGGAGCGCACGCAGGGCCTCTCCCGGCTGACGTACGAATACTTCGAGCGCGCACGCCGCGAGGACCAGGACCTGCGCATGGAGTCCGACTACGTCGAACGTGACGTGCTCGGCTTCCCGACGTGGCCCCACGAGATGATCCGCAACCTCGCCCTGACGAGCTTCTTCGTCGGGATGATCATCTTCCTCTCGGCCACGCTCCCGCCCCACATCGGGCCGCCGGCCGACCCGTCCACGACGCCGGCCATCATCCTGCCCGACTGGTATCTCTACTGGTCGTTCGGCCTGCTGAAGCTCGGTCCCCTCAACCCCGAGCTGAGCATCCTCGGCGGGAAGAAGCTCGTCTCCGACCGCACCTACGGTGTGCTCGCGAACGTGGTGGTCGTCGGCTTCATCGCCATCGTGCCCTTCCTGAACAAGGGGAGTGCACGCCGCCCCGTCGAGCAGCCGTTCTGGGCCGCAGTCGGTGTGATGGGCGTGGTGTTCGCGTTCACCATCTCCGTGCTGTCGGTCAAGAATCTGGTGCCGATGGACTCCCACCTGCTGTTCGACCTGACGTGGCTCATCCCGCCCATCGCCGGGCTGGTCGCCTACGCGGTCTTCAAGTCGATGCAGGAGGGCTACATGTACAGCCTCAACCGGCGCTACTACCGCCTGCGCCCGCCGAAGTAA
- a CDS encoding cytochrome b — protein sequence MSLEKKDEYDHGGWMKTKDLTPVEKTYLTVLIWMDKRLRLVDYLELVENLYYKVNLQMPKSHTEQYNLDNKFWYWYPLYALGSFSTIAYVVAALSGALLGFYYSPATTGDPSTAYNSIVFIMTDLNFGFMLRSIHRWSAQVMVAAVFLHMLRVYFTGAYKEPRELNWILGIILISLTMVFGYTGYLLPWDQLAYWAGQIGVEMSLSIPLAGEWVAQLLFGGFSLSQATLQRMYILHVFVLPFVVTTLIAIHIGIVWMQGIAEPH from the coding sequence ATGAGTCTCGAGAAGAAAGACGAATACGACCACGGCGGGTGGATGAAGACGAAGGACCTCACGCCCGTGGAGAAGACGTACCTGACCGTCCTCATCTGGATGGACAAGCGTCTTCGGCTCGTGGACTACCTGGAGCTGGTCGAGAACCTCTACTACAAGGTCAACCTCCAGATGCCCAAGAGCCACACGGAGCAGTACAACCTCGACAACAAGTTCTGGTACTGGTACCCGTTGTACGCGTTGGGGAGTTTCTCCACGATAGCGTACGTGGTGGCCGCGCTCTCTGGCGCGCTGCTCGGGTTCTACTACTCGCCGGCGACGACGGGCGACCCGTCGACCGCGTACAACAGCATCGTGTTCATCATGACCGACCTGAACTTCGGGTTCATGCTCCGGTCCATCCACCGGTGGTCGGCCCAGGTGATGGTCGCGGCGGTGTTCCTGCACATGCTCCGTGTCTACTTCACGGGCGCGTACAAGGAGCCGCGCGAGCTGAACTGGATCCTCGGCATCATCCTCATCTCCCTGACGATGGTGTTCGGGTACACCGGCTACCTGCTCCCGTGGGACCAGCTGGCGTACTGGGCGGGCCAGATCGGCGTCGAGATGTCGCTGTCCATCCCGCTCGCGGGTGAGTGGGTCGCCCAGCTCCTGTTCGGCGGCTTCTCGCTGAGCCAGGCGACGCTCCAGCGCATGTACATCCTGCACGTGTTCGTGTTGCCGTTCGTGGTGACGACGCTCATCGCCATCCACATCGGCATCGTCTGGATGCAGGGAATCGCGGAACCGCACTAG
- a CDS encoding ubiquinol-cytochrome c reductase iron-sulfur subunit has translation MPVDEDKYPVESDRRRFVKGVVGGATLAGITTAGSAAVNSATAPSGEGGGTTTFRAVENTDGPAPRGMPQIPIELEPIDGEDDFYIKGLWPEVSTENQQGREVTVAKQQLGGVTYSSEWFQYCGVQTYSGVYPNAAEENSDLTNYFRYTNSSQYEWQSNDVSGGDRMKLSDFEDYKTWENGVGTPGIGKPATGTWRSEGLEPAETMPVEVIRSEKIEQLAKENPDSWLAASTEKGVMAHLNKCTHFCCVPGFKKEGSGKFGAADAIYCQCHQSVYDPFNIVEASFVALPRPDKE, from the coding sequence ATGCCAGTTGACGAAGACAAATATCCGGTCGAATCGGACCGTCGCCGCTTCGTGAAGGGCGTCGTGGGCGGCGCGACACTCGCGGGCATCACGACCGCGGGGTCCGCCGCAGTGAACTCCGCGACAGCCCCGAGCGGTGAAGGCGGTGGGACGACGACCTTCCGGGCGGTCGAGAACACGGACGGTCCCGCACCCCGCGGGATGCCACAGATTCCCATCGAGCTCGAACCCATCGATGGTGAAGACGACTTCTACATCAAGGGCCTCTGGCCCGAGGTGTCCACCGAGAACCAGCAGGGCCGTGAGGTCACGGTCGCCAAGCAGCAACTCGGTGGCGTCACCTACTCCTCGGAGTGGTTCCAGTACTGTGGCGTCCAGACGTACTCTGGCGTCTACCCCAACGCGGCGGAGGAGAACTCCGACCTGACGAACTACTTCCGGTACACCAACAGCTCCCAGTACGAGTGGCAGTCCAACGATGTCAGCGGTGGCGACCGCATGAAGCTCAGCGACTTCGAGGACTACAAGACCTGGGAGAACGGCGTCGGCACGCCCGGTATCGGGAAGCCGGCGACGGGCACCTGGCGCTCGGAAGGCCTCGAGCCGGCAGAGACGATGCCGGTCGAGGTCATCCGCTCCGAGAAGATCGAGCAACTGGCGAAGGAGAACCCCGACAGCTGGCTCGCCGCCAGCACCGAGAAGGGTGTGATGGCACACCTGAACAAGTGTACGCACTTCTGTTGCGTGCCGGGGTTCAAGAAGGAAGGCTCCGGCAAGTTCGGCGCGGCAGACGCGATCTACTGCCAGTGCCACCAGTCGGTGTACGACCCGTTCAACATCGTCGAAGCATCGTTCGTGGCACTGCCACGTCCGGATAAGGAGTAA
- a CDS encoding DUF7318 family protein — MSTKGSNYGDIHRYEPARESTAAAVAIVLLTVIEVVFVGVFTYGLVSGWGLDEVGNMYLGFLLAIIFIDLAFILLLYRKEFLPDVMIVKKRRRKWEDLYIREEDVDGVSLGGGSAMDTLKRAVYPYYKK, encoded by the coding sequence ATGTCCACGAAAGGAAGCAACTACGGTGACATCCACCGGTACGAACCGGCTCGCGAGAGCACGGCTGCCGCGGTCGCGATCGTCTTGCTGACCGTCATCGAGGTCGTGTTCGTCGGCGTGTTCACCTACGGACTCGTCAGCGGCTGGGGCCTCGACGAGGTCGGGAACATGTACCTCGGATTCCTCCTCGCGATCATCTTCATCGACCTCGCGTTCATCCTGCTGCTGTACCGCAAGGAGTTCCTCCCCGACGTGATGATCGTCAAGAAGCGCCGTCGCAAGTGGGAGGACCTCTACATCCGTGAGGAGGACGTCGATGGCGTGAGCCTCGGCGGCGGCTCCGCCATGGACACACTCAAACGTGCGGTCTACCCATATTACAAGAAGTAA